A single region of the Pseudomonas granadensis genome encodes:
- a CDS encoding endonuclease/exonuclease/phosphatase family protein codes for MSIPEPVGFTDEGSVSAPSVRTFTVLTVNTHKGFTALNRRFILPELREAVRSVAADVVFLQEVHGTHEHHHKRFDNWPTMPQYEFLADSLWPQFAYGRNAVYPDGDHGNALLSKFQIIRHDNLDVSISGHENRGLLHCVLRLPGDGAEVHAICVHLGLRESHRNAQLDLLMQRLAELPQDAPVIVAGDFNDWRQRADAQLKPCGLREVFAEHQGKPARSFPARLPALRLDRIYVRNLKASQPKVLANRPWSHLSDHVPLSVEIQL; via the coding sequence ATGAGCATTCCAGAACCGGTCGGCTTTACCGATGAAGGCTCGGTAAGCGCGCCGTCGGTACGTACCTTCACCGTGCTGACGGTCAACACGCACAAGGGTTTCACTGCGCTCAACCGGCGTTTCATCCTCCCGGAGTTGCGCGAGGCGGTGCGCAGCGTCGCCGCCGATGTGGTGTTTTTGCAGGAAGTCCACGGCACCCACGAACATCACCACAAGCGCTTCGACAACTGGCCGACGATGCCGCAGTACGAATTTCTCGCCGACAGCCTCTGGCCACAGTTTGCCTACGGGCGCAATGCGGTGTACCCGGATGGCGACCACGGCAATGCGCTGCTGTCGAAATTCCAGATCATCCGTCACGACAATCTCGACGTGTCGATCAGCGGCCACGAGAACCGCGGCCTGTTGCACTGCGTGCTGCGCTTGCCCGGTGACGGCGCCGAGGTGCATGCGATCTGCGTGCACCTGGGTTTGCGCGAGAGCCATCGCAACGCGCAACTGGATCTGCTGATGCAGCGTCTGGCCGAATTGCCGCAGGACGCGCCGGTAATCGTCGCCGGCGATTTCAATGACTGGCGCCAGCGTGCCGATGCGCAGCTCAAGCCGTGCGGCTTGCGCGAAGTGTTCGCCGAACATCAGGGCAAACCGGCACGCAGCTTTCCGGCGCGCCTGCCGGCCCTGCGCCTGGACCGCATCTATGTGCGCAACCTCAAGGCCAGCCAGCCGAAAGTTCTGGCGAACCGGCCCTGGTCACACCTTTCCGATCATGTCCCGCTGTCGGTGGAGATCCAACTATGA
- the clsB gene encoding cardiolipin synthase ClsB, with translation MSSSPLEKSAVEPMTITPPIREPGHVDVQYRWHGGNRIELLENGEEYFPRVFAAMRAAKSEILLETFIVFEDKVGAELQEILIDAARRGVRTTVSLDGFGCGELSTSYLTALSDAGVHLQIFDPAPKHLGIRTNWFRRLHRKIVVVDGTIAFIGGINFSGDHLADFGSEAKQDYSVEIQGPAVADIHHFALLQSGRPGRAKFWWQRRRQRRAEMAFNDHDGQVRLVFRDNDQHHTDIEDVYLQALRHAKHRVVIANAYFFPGYRLLREIRNAARRGVEVRLILQGQPDMLVAKIAARMTYDYLLKAGVQIHEYCQRPLHGKVALMDEEWSTVGSSNLDPLSLSLNLEANVLIRDRAFNQHLYERLEDLSRNHCKAMDPAKLPRGRIWHMTVGFLVFHFLRHFPAMAGWLPAHKPRLKPFRGNLT, from the coding sequence ATGAGCAGCTCGCCACTGGAGAAATCCGCCGTGGAGCCGATGACCATCACCCCGCCGATCCGCGAGCCCGGCCACGTTGACGTGCAGTACCGCTGGCACGGCGGCAACCGCATCGAACTGCTGGAAAACGGCGAGGAATATTTCCCGCGGGTGTTTGCGGCAATGCGTGCGGCGAAAAGTGAAATTCTCCTCGAGACGTTTATCGTCTTTGAAGACAAGGTCGGCGCCGAACTTCAAGAAATTCTCATCGACGCCGCCCGGCGTGGCGTGCGCACCACGGTGAGCCTTGACGGCTTTGGCTGTGGCGAGCTGAGCACCAGCTACCTCACGGCACTCAGCGACGCTGGCGTGCATTTGCAGATTTTTGACCCCGCCCCCAAGCACTTGGGCATTCGCACCAACTGGTTCCGCCGTCTGCACCGAAAGATCGTGGTGGTCGACGGCACGATCGCGTTCATCGGCGGGATCAATTTCTCCGGCGATCACCTGGCCGATTTCGGCTCCGAAGCCAAGCAGGATTACTCGGTGGAAATCCAGGGCCCGGCGGTGGCTGATATTCACCACTTCGCCTTGCTGCAGAGCGGTCGTCCGGGACGGGCGAAATTCTGGTGGCAACGCCGGCGCCAACGGCGTGCCGAAATGGCTTTCAACGACCACGACGGCCAGGTGCGTCTGGTGTTTCGCGATAACGACCAGCACCACACCGACATCGAAGATGTTTATTTGCAGGCGCTGCGCCACGCCAAACACCGGGTGGTGATCGCCAATGCCTATTTCTTCCCTGGCTATCGCTTGCTGCGCGAGATCCGTAATGCCGCGCGCCGGGGCGTCGAGGTACGGCTGATTCTGCAAGGTCAGCCGGACATGCTGGTGGCCAAGATCGCCGCGCGCATGACCTACGATTATCTGCTCAAGGCCGGCGTGCAGATTCACGAATATTGCCAGCGTCCGCTGCACGGCAAAGTCGCATTGATGGACGAAGAATGGAGCACCGTCGGTTCGAGCAATCTCGATCCGCTGAGCCTGTCGCTGAACCTTGAAGCCAATGTGCTGATCCGCGATCGCGCATTCAATCAACATCTGTACGAACGCCTCGAAGACCTCAGCCGCAACCACTGCAAAGCCATGGACCCGGCGAAGTTGCCGCGCGGGCGCATCTGGCACATGACTGTGGGTTTCCTGGTGTTCCACTTCCTGCGGCATTTTCCGGCCATGGCCGGCTGGCTGCCGGCACATAAACCAAGGCTCAAGCCATTTCGAGGGAACCTGACATGA
- a CDS encoding lysylphosphatidylglycerol synthase domain-containing protein, with protein MSHTETHSAEQSAPAQHSKWSRWKRPLTLLFFLALIVLLTMFAMRIEWAEVLQTLADFKVRTLIIAASLTLLSFLVYASFDLIGRTYIRQDLTWKQILPVGIISYAFNLNLSAWVGGIAMRYRLYSRLGVSKSNIAKILGLSLATNWFGYMTIAGVVFTSGLVSMPPGWKISSTALQGIGVLLLLVSAGYLAACRFSKRREWSIRNVEINLPSLRMAVLQLLLGALNWSLMAAVIFTLLPSKLDYPLVLGVLLISAIAGVITHIPAGLGVLEAVFVALLQHEVSRGSLVAGLLAYRAIYFLLPLLITLVMYLVVEAKAKALRIEKKPS; from the coding sequence ATGAGCCATACCGAAACGCATTCGGCCGAGCAGTCGGCACCGGCGCAACATTCGAAATGGAGCCGCTGGAAGCGTCCGCTGACGCTGCTGTTCTTTCTCGCCCTGATCGTCTTGCTGACCATGTTTGCCATGCGCATCGAATGGGCCGAGGTCCTGCAAACGCTCGCCGACTTCAAGGTGCGTACGCTGATCATCGCTGCCAGCCTGACGCTGCTGAGCTTTCTGGTGTACGCCAGTTTCGACCTGATCGGCCGCACTTACATTCGTCAGGATCTGACCTGGAAACAGATCCTGCCGGTGGGAATCATCAGCTACGCATTCAACCTCAATCTCAGCGCTTGGGTCGGCGGGATCGCCATGCGCTATCGCCTGTATTCACGACTGGGAGTGAGCAAAAGCAACATCGCCAAGATTCTCGGCCTGAGCCTGGCGACCAACTGGTTCGGCTACATGACCATCGCCGGCGTGGTATTCACCAGCGGCCTGGTGAGCATGCCACCGGGCTGGAAAATCAGCAGCACCGCATTGCAGGGCATCGGCGTTTTGCTGTTGCTGGTGAGCGCGGGTTACCTGGCCGCGTGCCGGTTTTCCAAACGCCGTGAGTGGTCGATTCGCAACGTCGAAATCAATCTGCCCTCGCTGCGCATGGCGGTGCTGCAACTACTGCTCGGCGCGTTGAACTGGTCGCTGATGGCGGCGGTGATTTTCACCCTGTTGCCAAGCAAACTCGATTATCCACTGGTGCTGGGTGTGCTGCTGATCAGCGCAATTGCCGGGGTCATCACGCATATCCCGGCCGGGCTTGGTGTGCTCGAAGCGGTGTTTGTGGCGCTGCTGCAACATGAGGTATCGCGCGGCAGTCTGGTGGCGGGATTGCTGGCGTATCGGGCGATTTACTTTCTGTTGCCGCTGCTGATCACGCTGGTGATGTATCTGGTGGTGGAAGCGAAGGCGAAGGCGTTGCGGATCGAGAAGAAGCCTTCCTGA
- a CDS encoding alpha/beta hydrolase family protein → MTARSESIQIDIDDEQMSGTFLSPKSKVPGVLFVHGWGGSQERDLERAKGIAGLGCVCLTFDLRGHTGGTGIPLSRVTREDNLRDLLAAYDRLLAHPALDTSAIAVVGTSYGGYLASILTSLRPVRWLALRVPALYRDEQWHTPKRDLDKADLRDYRGTLVRADSNRALHACSQFTGDVLLVQSETDDFVPHATIMSYRAACQQTHSLTHRIIDGADHALSDPVSQQAYTSILVDWITEMVVGERLSIIQSR, encoded by the coding sequence ATGACGGCTAGAAGCGAAAGCATTCAAATCGACATTGATGATGAACAGATGAGCGGGACGTTTCTCAGCCCGAAATCGAAAGTCCCCGGCGTGCTGTTCGTGCACGGTTGGGGCGGCAGTCAGGAGCGTGATCTTGAACGCGCCAAGGGCATCGCCGGTCTGGGTTGCGTGTGCCTCACCTTCGATTTACGCGGGCACACCGGCGGTACCGGTATTCCGCTGAGCCGGGTGACCCGTGAGGACAATCTGCGCGACTTGCTCGCCGCCTACGATCGCTTGCTGGCGCACCCGGCACTCGACACGTCGGCGATCGCCGTGGTCGGCACCAGCTACGGCGGTTATCTGGCCTCGATTCTGACTTCGTTGCGCCCGGTGCGCTGGCTGGCGCTGCGGGTGCCGGCGCTGTACCGCGACGAGCAGTGGCACACGCCCAAGCGCGATCTGGACAAGGCGGATCTGCGTGACTATCGCGGCACGCTGGTGCGCGCTGACAGCAACCGCGCTTTGCATGCCTGTTCGCAATTCACCGGGGACGTTTTGCTGGTGCAGTCGGAAACCGATGACTTCGTCCCCCACGCGACGATCATGAGTTATCGCGCGGCGTGCCAGCAGACCCATTCATTGACGCACCGGATCATTGATGGTGCCGATCATGCGCTGAGCGATCCGGTGTCGCAGCAGGCGTATACCTCGATTCTGGTGGACTGGATTACCGAGATGGTGGTCGGGGAGCGGTTGAGCATTATCCAGTCCAGATGA
- a CDS encoding DUF3182 family protein, which produces MTPTPRKKIVVAHSVRPDAPQHEVQTNKALARWLAQILGCKFGGSFDAEKHRGRDLYLLPTQTIVGTAHAEELGISGPDDLWGGFVEHDFICTKAISHGLRSHLASAPSGWSPLFSERVRNVVLDGLSVFALEDARPAAEHLLYAGPIRIKPIHACAGRGQEVIGSLDAFDEILARPDAEKLFSEGVVLEQDLSKVVTHSVGQSFIGGKVLSYCGDQYLTEDGQGEEVYGGSNLLVVQGGYEALLALDLPDDVRLAIEQAQVFDSAADEAYPRFFASRRNYDIAQGLDSSGNPRSGVLEQSWRMGGASSAEVAALQSFVNDPGMRAIRVSSVETYIDQALPVDAIEVYRGPAESSDFLLKYVTVKSYDG; this is translated from the coding sequence ATGACCCCGACACCGCGCAAGAAAATCGTTGTCGCTCACTCGGTGCGTCCCGACGCGCCGCAACATGAAGTACAGACCAACAAGGCCCTGGCGCGCTGGCTGGCGCAGATTCTCGGGTGCAAGTTCGGTGGCAGTTTCGATGCGGAGAAACACCGCGGTCGCGACCTGTATCTATTACCCACGCAAACCATCGTCGGCACCGCCCACGCCGAGGAACTGGGCATCAGCGGCCCGGACGATCTTTGGGGCGGTTTCGTCGAACATGATTTCATCTGCACCAAAGCCATCAGCCACGGTTTGCGCAGCCACTTGGCTAGCGCGCCGTCGGGCTGGTCGCCGCTGTTTTCCGAACGGGTGCGCAACGTTGTGCTCGATGGGCTCAGCGTTTTCGCCCTGGAAGATGCACGGCCAGCCGCGGAACATCTGCTGTATGCCGGGCCGATCCGCATCAAGCCGATTCATGCCTGCGCCGGTCGCGGCCAGGAAGTGATCGGCAGCCTCGACGCCTTCGATGAAATCCTCGCCCGGCCCGATGCGGAAAAGCTGTTCAGCGAGGGCGTGGTGCTCGAGCAGGACTTGAGCAAAGTGGTGACCCACAGCGTTGGCCAGTCATTCATCGGCGGCAAGGTGCTGAGTTACTGCGGCGATCAGTACCTGACCGAGGATGGTCAGGGCGAGGAGGTCTACGGCGGTTCCAATCTGCTGGTGGTGCAGGGTGGTTACGAAGCTTTGCTGGCGCTGGATCTGCCCGACGACGTACGTCTGGCCATCGAACAGGCCCAAGTGTTCGACAGCGCTGCGGATGAAGCCTACCCGCGCTTCTTCGCCTCGCGACGCAATTACGACATTGCCCAGGGTCTCGACAGCAGTGGCAACCCGCGCAGCGGTGTGCTCGAACAATCCTGGCGCATGGGCGGGGCGAGCAGTGCCGAAGTCGCGGCGCTGCAGAGTTTCGTCAACGATCCGGGGATGCGCGCGATTCGCGTGTCTTCGGTGGAAACCTACATCGATCAGGCGCTGCCGGTGGACGCCATCGAGGTCTATCGCGGCCCCGCCGAAAGCAGCGACTTTCTTCTCAAATATGTAACGGTCAAATCCTATGACGGCTAG
- a CDS encoding GlxA family transcriptional regulator, with the protein MGAENAAIAELGVLIYPGAQMAAVHGLTDLFAVANRIAAEQQATQLPMLRVSHWQVEGDQPPVRIYASLAGDESSLQAVLIPPSISGFSAAHMPTRLMQWLRDQHASGATLGGVCVGSLMLAESGLLDGRSATVHWTAAQGFSERHPKIQLKADTPIVDDGDLITTAGLMAWSELGLRLVNRLLGPSIATRTAHFLVMEHSDSASACGSNFAPILSHGDAAILKVQHWLQSTGATDVSLTAMAERAVLEERTFLRRFRAATGLKPTEYCQHLRVGKAREMLEFSNGTIDHIAWTVGYQDPGAFRAIFKKITGLTPSDYRGRFGLSR; encoded by the coding sequence ATGGGCGCAGAAAACGCCGCCATCGCTGAACTCGGTGTGCTGATTTATCCCGGCGCGCAGATGGCGGCGGTGCATGGGCTGACGGACCTGTTTGCGGTGGCCAACCGGATTGCTGCCGAGCAGCAGGCTACACAATTGCCAATGCTGCGGGTCAGCCACTGGCAGGTCGAAGGCGATCAGCCGCCGGTGCGTATTTACGCCAGTCTTGCGGGCGATGAATCCAGTTTGCAGGCCGTGCTGATTCCGCCGTCGATCAGTGGCTTTTCGGCGGCGCACATGCCGACTCGGCTGATGCAATGGCTACGTGATCAGCACGCAAGCGGGGCAACGCTGGGCGGGGTCTGCGTGGGTTCGCTGATGCTCGCCGAAAGCGGCTTGCTCGATGGCCGCAGCGCCACGGTGCACTGGACCGCGGCGCAGGGCTTCAGCGAACGCCACCCGAAAATCCAGCTCAAGGCCGACACGCCGATTGTCGACGATGGTGACCTGATCACCACGGCCGGGCTGATGGCCTGGTCGGAACTGGGCCTGCGCCTGGTCAACCGCTTGCTCGGGCCGAGCATCGCCACCCGCACCGCGCATTTTCTGGTGATGGAACACAGCGACAGTGCCAGCGCCTGTGGCAGCAATTTCGCGCCGATTCTCAGCCATGGCGACGCGGCGATTCTCAAGGTCCAGCACTGGCTGCAAAGCACCGGCGCGACTGATGTTTCGTTAACCGCGATGGCTGAGCGGGCAGTGTTGGAGGAACGCACGTTTCTGCGCCGGTTTCGTGCCGCGACCGGGTTGAAGCCGACCGAGTATTGCCAACATCTGCGGGTGGGCAAGGCGCGGGAGATGTTGGAGTTCAGCAATGGCACGATCGATCACATTGCGTGGACGGTGGGCTATCAGGATCCCGGCGCGTTTCGCGCGATTTTCAAGAAGATTACCGGGCTGACGCCGAGTGATTATCGGGGGCGGTTTGGCCTGTCCCGTTAG
- a CDS encoding cysteine hydrolase family protein — MAKQALIVVDIQNDYFPQGKWPLAGADAAADNAARLIGAFREAGDSVVHIRHEFTSPDAPFFTPGSDGAKLHPKVLNRADEPVVLKHFVNSFRETDLKAVLDDKGITELIVVGSMSHMCVDGITRAAADMGYTVTVVHDACASRDLEFNGLTVPAAHVHAAFMSALGFAYASVVSTDEFLHSNA, encoded by the coding sequence ATGGCCAAGCAAGCGCTCATCGTAGTCGATATCCAGAATGACTACTTCCCTCAAGGCAAGTGGCCGTTGGCCGGTGCCGACGCCGCTGCCGACAATGCCGCCCGACTGATCGGAGCCTTCCGCGAGGCGGGCGATTCGGTGGTGCACATTCGCCACGAATTCACGTCGCCTGACGCGCCGTTTTTCACCCCAGGTTCAGACGGCGCCAAACTGCATCCGAAAGTGCTCAACCGTGCCGACGAACCGGTGGTGCTCAAGCACTTCGTCAACTCGTTCCGCGAAACCGATCTGAAAGCGGTCCTCGACGACAAAGGCATCACTGAGCTGATCGTGGTCGGCAGCATGAGCCACATGTGCGTCGATGGCATCACTCGCGCAGCGGCAGACATGGGTTACACCGTCACGGTCGTTCACGACGCCTGCGCCAGCCGTGATCTGGAGTTCAACGGCCTGACCGTGCCGGCCGCGCATGTCCACGCCGCGTTCATGTCGGCGCTGGGTTTCGCTTACGCCAGCGTGGTGTCGACTGACGAATTCCTGCACAGCAACGCCTAG
- a CDS encoding YjfI family protein — protein sequence MKQMRAGLAAAGYVKHETWVLPENRSLLKQMEQQLRQPILAGSFMSENYMSAGNNWTIDSLFNALKALDEVASQEITLSLIQSSEPSIKLEMNEFGGLPIHIALAGQQIIVDTVLVDVDSISNIQAFNDAVLRSREMFPLSSIGIESMPNGQTVYNMFGALSADSSLTNIVTEVKTLVDNVQRASEAFEHFFK from the coding sequence ATGAAGCAGATGCGCGCGGGCCTGGCGGCTGCCGGTTATGTGAAACACGAAACTTGGGTGCTTCCGGAAAACCGAAGCTTGCTCAAGCAAATGGAGCAACAGCTACGCCAACCGATTCTGGCTGGCTCATTCATGTCGGAGAATTACATGAGCGCAGGCAACAACTGGACCATCGATAGCCTCTTCAACGCCCTCAAGGCTCTGGACGAGGTGGCTTCGCAAGAAATCACGCTGTCGCTGATCCAGAGCTCCGAGCCGAGCATCAAGCTGGAAATGAACGAATTCGGCGGTCTGCCGATTCACATCGCCCTGGCTGGCCAGCAGATCATCGTCGACACCGTATTGGTGGATGTCGATTCGATCAGCAACATCCAGGCCTTCAACGACGCCGTGCTGCGCAGCCGGGAAATGTTCCCGCTGTCGTCGATCGGCATCGAGTCGATGCCCAACGGGCAGACCGTTTACAACATGTTTGGCGCCCTCAGCGCCGACTCGAGCCTGACCAACATCGTCACCGAGGTGAAAACCCTGGTCGACAACGTGCAGCGCGCCAGCGAAGCCTTCGAACACTTCTTCAAGTAA
- a CDS encoding PspA/IM30 family protein, with product MTQSIWSKLFTALRGGANEVGEAIADQQALRILDQEIRDADTALSNARRELVTIMAKHKLAADRVSEYDAKIKDLEAKAVSALNAGREDLALEVAEAISTLTNDLNAEKKLSDEFGAYADNMRKDISKAESRIKSLRQQVDMAKARDSVQKAQVSASIASGGANGKLETAVGTLNRLQAKQQQRAAELSAADELADASTGNDLERKLRDAGITPNEGSANAILERLKQKSAQ from the coding sequence ATGACTCAGTCCATCTGGAGCAAGTTGTTCACCGCACTGCGCGGCGGCGCCAATGAAGTCGGCGAAGCCATCGCCGACCAGCAGGCCCTGCGCATCCTTGATCAGGAAATCCGCGACGCCGACACCGCGCTGTCCAACGCCCGTCGCGAACTGGTCACCATCATGGCCAAGCACAAACTGGCCGCCGACCGCGTCAGCGAGTACGACGCCAAGATCAAGGACCTCGAAGCCAAGGCCGTCTCGGCGCTGAACGCTGGTCGCGAAGACCTGGCGCTGGAAGTCGCCGAAGCGATCTCGACCCTGACCAACGACCTGAACGCCGAGAAGAAGCTCAGCGATGAATTCGGCGCCTACGCCGACAACATGCGCAAGGACATCAGCAAGGCCGAGTCGCGGATCAAGAGCCTGCGCCAGCAAGTGGACATGGCCAAGGCCCGGGACAGCGTGCAAAAAGCTCAAGTCAGCGCTTCCATCGCCAGCGGTGGCGCCAACGGCAAGCTGGAAACCGCCGTCGGCACCCTGAACCGTCTGCAAGCCAAGCAGCAGCAACGCGCCGCTGAACTGAGCGCTGCCGACGAACTGGCCGACGCTTCGACCGGCAACGATCTGGAACGCAAACTGCGCGACGCCGGCATCACGCCGAACGAAGGCAGCGCCAATGCGATTCTTGAGCGCCTGAAGCAGAAATCCGCTCAATAA
- a CDS encoding DUF2491 family protein: MGWFKDLLGTSNWQTAAPTANVASGPLGMAQGKGVRFDTTLALLLEGSTSVRVPFDQAVWSAGWVDLGQSNKLHRYYMNDEDFWVQIHVTGEDQIESVTLFNYLSYMTVNSDAELQRLAGPNSQIGLPNYTHEGVAYTREWGTEQGQTELVPMTEHVVNPDESYTINHHSMLYARDTGLTDRRELLLFSVEQDEEGTVSLSTSLGISLYTTDLSAI; the protein is encoded by the coding sequence ATGGGATGGTTTAAAGATTTGCTGGGCACCAGCAACTGGCAGACGGCTGCGCCAACTGCAAACGTGGCCAGCGGCCCGCTCGGGATGGCGCAGGGCAAAGGCGTGCGTTTCGACACGACTCTGGCCTTGCTGCTCGAGGGCTCGACTTCGGTGCGGGTACCCTTTGATCAGGCAGTCTGGAGCGCGGGCTGGGTCGACCTCGGCCAATCCAACAAACTGCACCGCTATTACATGAACGACGAAGATTTCTGGGTGCAGATCCACGTCACCGGTGAAGACCAGATCGAATCCGTCACGCTGTTCAATTACCTCAGTTACATGACCGTCAACAGTGACGCCGAACTGCAACGTCTGGCCGGCCCGAACAGCCAGATCGGTTTGCCGAACTACACCCACGAAGGCGTCGCCTACACCCGCGAATGGGGCACCGAACAGGGCCAGACCGAGCTGGTACCGATGACCGAACACGTGGTCAACCCGGACGAAAGCTACACCATCAATCACCATTCGATGCTCTACGCGCGCGACACTGGATTGACCGATCGCCGCGAATTGCTGCTGTTCTCCGTCGAACAGGACGAAGAAGGCACCGTCAGCCTGAGCACTTCGCTGGGCATCTCGCTGTACACGACTGATTTGAGCGCCATTTAA
- a CDS encoding DUF350 domain-containing protein produces the protein MLEVLAVSLNKTALVGFVVYLIGAVLLFMLFQFVYTRITAHKEFELIRAGNTAAAIALSGAIIGFAIPASNVIAYSVNVLDFILWAVIAAVAQLLAFVATGMVLKGTSQRIANGEVAAGIYVAAVAISVGMLNAACMTPSN, from the coding sequence ATGCTGGAAGTGTTGGCCGTTTCCCTGAACAAGACCGCGCTGGTCGGTTTCGTCGTTTATCTGATCGGCGCCGTACTGCTGTTCATGCTGTTTCAATTCGTCTATACGCGCATCACCGCGCACAAGGAATTCGAGCTGATCCGCGCCGGCAATACCGCCGCCGCTATCGCACTGTCCGGCGCGATCATCGGTTTTGCTATTCCTGCCAGCAACGTGATCGCTTATTCGGTCAACGTGCTCGACTTCATACTCTGGGCGGTCATTGCCGCCGTCGCGCAATTGCTGGCGTTCGTCGCAACAGGGATGGTGCTCAAGGGCACCTCTCAGCGCATCGCCAATGGCGAAGTGGCTGCTGGCATTTATGTGGCTGCGGTGGCAATCAGTGTCGGCATGCTCAATGCCGCCTGCATGACCCCGTCCAACTGA
- a CDS encoding DUF1190 domain-containing protein: MKRSTYVQLSLAASVAMAISGQVSAADQPRSFQSVEQCVDAEVAAEVCSNAYVAALTEHRRIAPVYDDKANCDADFAADWCQKNSDGRFVPKLGGFKVAQNVEVPQNLDAIANAQMPAGDTTAQNAQTTSQQSSGGGGGSGWLTGWLIGNAMSNNANRTVYRDRDTRQTYNTSTQYRRAETTARSQPDYETSKSKPVNVASSTSRGGFGSQSSARSGWGGWGSSSGRSSS; this comes from the coding sequence ATGAAACGCAGCACATACGTTCAGTTGTCCCTCGCCGCCTCGGTGGCCATGGCCATTTCCGGCCAGGTGAGCGCCGCCGATCAACCGCGCAGCTTCCAGAGCGTCGAGCAATGCGTCGATGCCGAAGTGGCCGCCGAGGTCTGCTCCAACGCTTACGTCGCAGCATTGACCGAACACCGGCGCATCGCACCGGTGTACGACGACAAGGCCAACTGCGATGCGGATTTCGCCGCTGACTGGTGTCAGAAAAATTCCGATGGCCGCTTCGTGCCGAAACTCGGCGGCTTCAAGGTCGCGCAAAATGTTGAAGTCCCACAGAACCTCGACGCCATCGCCAACGCACAAATGCCTGCCGGTGACACCACCGCGCAGAATGCGCAAACCACTTCGCAACAATCCAGTGGTGGTGGCGGCGGCAGTGGCTGGCTCACCGGTTGGCTGATCGGCAACGCCATGAGCAACAACGCCAATCGCACGGTTTATCGTGATCGCGACACCCGCCAGACGTACAACACCTCGACACAGTACCGCCGAGCCGAAACGACGGCGCGCAGCCAACCGGACTACGAAACCAGCAAGAGCAAACCGGTCAACGTGGCTTCTTCGACGTCCCGTGGCGGCTTCGGCAGCCAGTCCAGTGCCCGCAGCGGCTGGGGTGGTTGGGGCAGCAGTTCCGGGCGCTCGAGCAGCTGA